The genomic region ATCCCCTCTGTTCTAATTTCCTTACGAGAGGGTATATTTAGGTCCCACGGGAGCAAAGTGACAACCCCCTCAGTTAAGTAATGTTGTAAAAGACACGCAACTTGCGGTCCAATCGTGTGGTTATAAAAGGTGAAATGTCCTGCTCCGAGGATTCGATGCAATTCAATAAATTCCAAGATCGCAATCACTTTGTTATACTCGAAATGAAGGGGTTTAACACACACATTCATCGTAACCCCCGATTTTGCCTCTCGATGGGTATCATAACGATTATTCATAACCACTAAAAGGTTTGACGGTGAGTTCCAAATTCTTGATACAACCGAAACATCTGATGGGATTTCATGATCGCCACCTAAAGGGCACAAAAGGAAACACGCgctatattttaaattccaaTTTTCACGAATTACCttaaaaagaatgatttagttattaattagagATATAAACTAATTATTCACCTTGAGTTTTGAGGcaacagtttttgaaataaaacccTCCTGAGTCTTAAACCACAATCGGCACCACACCCCCATTGCTCCCTTCGTTTTTGTCGCTGCAATAATCCTAACCAATCTTTCTTTTTTGCGGTCATCGTAATACGCCGAATACACGAAGAACTTGTAACtacaaaaattgaggttaattaaccttaaaacgtcaaaataaagTTTCGTTGCCaacttaattctaaaaaattatttgtaactATTTTCACacaaaaactcaaaatttaaactaaattaatatataaataattaataatataaatttaacacgATTTTGTGCAGCTAAAATTGtgattacaattttaaaatatagttccagaaataaataatatttacctaGTTCCATTCACAGTTTGCCAACTACCTTCCGACGGAGTTAAATTAACCGGATATGGAGGTAATTCCTGTTCATTGTGATGTCCAGCGAGTAAAATAGGAAGTGTTTCATCCAATGGGGCACCAATTCTCTTTCGAAACGATTTATAAtcattctaaaaaaattttaataattttgacatttaatcaTCAAAtgtaatgtcaaaaatattttaggttaGGATCTATTTtagagaataaaatttgttaataaaacgcattttttaatcgtttcttgttttatatacattttgttataaacaaatcCCCATAGAAAAATGAATTAACTTAAttcttttgtaaaaaaaataacaaaacgaTGTTCTATTGTTACGGGAGGAGTTTAATCCTCATTAATAAtaccaaagaaaatttgtGAAAGTGAAAGGTTGCGCCCCCCGTTCAGGGCCAAGTTTCCAACCCAAATACAACAACGTCGGGATGTAACCGATGTGAAACGTTATTCTTATCAGATCTAACACCGCTTGGAGCCTTTCCGTTTTATCTTTTGAAAGAATCGCCTCCATCTTTAGCTATATTCTTTTCAGctatcaaaaaattgaaatgaaatcaataaaattaataaaaccttTTTACCTACCTTTTTGGTGCTTGGTTTTTCTACAGAGAATAAATTTTGGAGAATCACAAAAATCTTCTGAAGTGAcagtttattttgtatttagttGTCATTAATGACAAGGTgtttaattgttttgtttgCACACTCTAACGAGttacttttataaatttaacttttgaaattatttaattttttattttattgtaattagtTAAAAAGAGATTTACCTGCAAATTTCTTTTGTcgataagaaaaattttggtGAAAACGGCGAGTACTAAAACTGCCACGAAAATGATAACCAGAAAGAGCCTCACTTTTGATCTTCGCTTATTTCTAGAGAGCGAAGTCTTCTTTCTCTCGTCTAAAACTTCCATTGCATCATAgatctaataaaaattaataaaaaatttaaaaatgttgatattttATATCCAGCTGTATAAGAATGTCAATCcaataattattgaggttatgtctatGAGTAATATATTTTCTCATCTATTTTTTacattcatatttttgtatttattttaatttctaattaattaaaaaattattagttcataaaaagaatttataattaaaaattaaatcaattttatacaaaagtaattgtatacgaaattttttattaaatcgaaACTTTAAAACGGTCATAAAccgggaaatttaaatttttcgtgAAAAACTACTAAAATTAAGCTTTTATAGTTTGGTTGATTTGATTGTGTAAAGAAAATTACATTATAATTTACGTTCATACTTTATGTTAATGGAATTTCCTTACTTGAGTTactgaaaataaaatcgtCCAGATCTTCGAGGGGGATTCTATTTTTAGGGGACAATTACACTTCacttaaattcttttaaattcttggttaaaaaataaattaaaaaaaacgtcAACTTAAATATGTCAGAATGAATTCAAaccaattcaaatttaattttttttgttttatatggcAATGTATAGTGCGCCCTAAATAAAACGACTTaacgtcaaaaatttaaacataacctcaaatcaaatttaattaagtattaaaaaataaaatagatattgaaaaatgaatcattttctttattaaatcatttgattttcacagaatttatttatacaatttataCATCCCATTACACCTCACCGTAACCTcacaactaaaaatatttttggataattttataaaattgccAACGATGTCACAAGATCGCCgtattttcatcaatttttccTTATATTTAGATGCATTTGATTCTTTATGTACGATTTTATCTTATATCacaataaaacttataaaatatttatgattaattaataccTAAAACTTATTGTAACCTCACTATTCATcgtaatgatttaattttatttaatacaaatgattccttttgattcttttaattaaaaaaaataatttgtgcTTCAATGTTAAATGTAGATAGATTAAGTTTTGttcttatttaataaagtaatatttacaagaGAAAAGTGTGCCTCtacaagtaaatattttttcatcacattttttaaataaaaaaaattaaatcattatcacattatttattatctccAGGAATAACTCCATTGTAATTCCTGTAATAAACAGGAATCTTTGTATCGGTCATATAAACCCCGAACCGATTTAATCAATCGATCGGTGTACTTAAAAGTTGTTCGATCAACAACTGAGGCGGTTTGTACGCAATCATCACCCCCAAATTCGCACACCCTGTAATGATGTAAAATCGCAGCGTCTGAGGGGACATTAAAGGTGTTATGACCAGGTAAAAATTcccaaataaaatgatttccgGTTTCGACGACAAACTCCGGTCgacaaatatattttgaacGTTGTTTGTGCGGATGCAATTTGTATTTTCTCCGAGTTTTCTTCAAAGTTAACAAAGAAGAAGCGATTATATCTTTGTTATAAAGCGTATTGTCGTCCTCCCattgcaaataaaaaaatccattttgaAACGAGTAAGACCCAGTTAATTTCGAGTTAATTTTTTCACCCAACCAtctaaaataacattaaaaaactaaaatttgtaATCACCACCCTCTTTATACTTACTCTAAAAGGTGCGGAATCGTATCGTTGTGTCTTGGAATGATAAATTCGTCCAAATCGATCATAATCGCATGCGAAAATCTATACATAGACCGATACAGGCAATCATTGAGGGCTGCAAATAAGCCCTCCGTTCTAATATCCTTTTGTGAGGCCATATTTAGGTCCCACGGGAGCAAAGTGACAACCCCCTCAGCTACGTAACGTTCTAAAAGACACGCAACTTGCGGTCCAACGGTGTGGTTGTAAAAGGTGAAATGTCCGGCTCCGAGAATTCGATGCAACTCGATAAATTCCAGCAACGGAACCGCTTTGTTGTACTCGAAATGAAGGGGTTTAACGCACACATTCAACGTGATCCCTCCGTTTGTTGTTGTTCCCGTTCGATGGGTATCATTGCGATTGTTCATAACTGTTAAAAGGTTTGACGGTGAGTTCCAAATTCTCGATACAATCGAAACGGCTGATGGGATTTGGTGGTCTTTATCCAATGGGCACAATAGGAAACAAGCACTATACTTTAAATTCCAATTTTCACGGATTACCTTAAAAagaatgaattaattattaattcgtGATGTTAACTGATTATTTACTTTAAGTTTTGAGGCgattgtttttgaaataaaacccGTCGAATTCCCCTCTTGAGATTTATACCATAACCGGCACCAAACCCTCGTTGCTCCCCTAGTTTTTGTCGCCGCAATAATCCTAACCGATCTTTGATCTTTCCGCCCATCGAAATACGCCGAATACACGAAGAATTTGAATCTGTAAAAAAGTTACttcgaaacgtcaaaaaaatgttgttgccAACTTAAATGTAATGAAAGATCGCccatgtttataaaaaatattacttttaatttctttttaaatgattaagaATTATATCAATATCTAATAagtgattttttgatattatcttctttattaatttataaattaatttaaaacagaacgaaatatattaaaacaagtcaaaaatattatttgtggCTAACTTCACGTAAAAAGTTAGTTCGTattaaaatgatgaaattaataattattatgcaTAAATTTAATGCGGTTTGTTACAACAGAGAGTAGTATCGATTTTCTTATTGCATGCAATCCGACTTCCGACTCTGTTAATATGGCAGTCAAAAACCGCTCAATGCAACACGTCATTTCTATGGAAACTCTAGACTATATTGATTTCCTAAcgtaataattaatgatttgataatgat from Onthophagus taurus isolate NC chromosome 5, IU_Otau_3.0, whole genome shotgun sequence harbors:
- the LOC111426103 gene encoding glycosyltransferase family 92 protein F13G3.3-like, yielding MEVLDERKKTSLSRNKRRSKVRLFLVIIFVAVLVLAVFTKIFLIDKRNLQNDYKSFRKRIGAPLDETLPILLAGHHNEQELPPYPVNLTPSEGSWQTVNGTSYKFFVYSAYYDDRKKERLVRIIAATKTKGAMGVWCRLWFKTQEGFISKTVASKLKVIRENWNLKYSACFLLCPLGGDHEIPSDVSVVSRIWNSPSNLLVVMNNRYDTHREAKSGVTMNVCVKPLHFEYNKVIAILEFIELHRILGAGHFTFYNHTIGPQVACLLQHYLTEGVVTLLPWDLNIPSRKEIRTEGIFAALNDCLYRSMYRFSYVIMIDLDEFIVPTRHDTIPQFLECFGKKINLESTGSYSFQNGFFFLQWKDDTSLHNEDIIASSLLTLKKTRRKIKLNPHKQRSKYICRPELVVETGNHFIWEFLPGHNTFNVPSDAAILHHYRVCEFGGDDCVETGFVVDRTTFKYADRLIKSVRGLYDRYVNSECSYF
- the LOC111426635 gene encoding uncharacterized protein, which codes for MGALGEKKKLSTTRNKQRANMSFFLVVIFFAVFGIIVFTEIFLIDERGRGAGVLVRHGSIPYHRKNHERPDYEDVMQSDDYISVRMGMGGPLDETVGSLLIGRHNGPVPFFQAPNNQEQQAINEQQLPPYPVNVTPSEGSWQTVNGTRFKFFVYSAYFDGRKDQRSVRIIAATKTRGATRVWCRLWYKSQEGNSTGFISKTIASKLKVIRENWNLKYSACFLLCPLDKDHQIPSAVSIVSRIWNSPSNLLTVMNNRNDTHRTGTTTNGGITLNVCVKPLHFEYNKAVPLLEFIELHRILGAGHFTFYNHTVGPQVACLLERYVAEGVVTLLPWDLNMASQKDIRTEGLFAALNDCLYRSMYRFSHAIMIDLDEFIIPRHNDTIPHLLEWLGEKINSKLTGSYSFQNGFFYLQWEDDNTLYNKDIIASSLLTLKKTRRKYKLHPHKQRSKYICRPEFVVETGNHFIWEFLPGHNTFNVPSDAAILHHYRVCEFGGDDCVQTASVVDRTTFKYTDRLIKSVRGLYDRYKDSCLLQELQWSYSWR